Sequence from the Terriglobia bacterium genome:
TGCCCGCGGCGGGGTCGGCCAACGGCGGGTTCATCGTCGCCGGGTTCACGGTCACCACTACGGAGGTGCCGGGGGTAACCTTGACGTCAGTCGCACACGCCTGACCGGTGTTGAAGTTGCTGTCGATATACGCGGTCAACACGGTGTCGCTGTTGACGCCCAGGATGTTTGGCCCGACGCCGGGACCAGGAGTGAGGGCGTATAGCCGATTGTTCGGAAAAGTGGCCCCCGCCAGATAACACCCCGCGCTGGAACAGCCGTACACCTCATTGACCGAGCCCGCCCCGGAGGGAAGCTGGATGCCGCCGGTGGCGAACCCGCCCTGCGCCGCCATGCTGAGATCGTGGGCCATGAGGTTGACCGCCGCGCGGGCGTTCTGCTGCATCTCGGCGCGCTGGACCACCAGGTAACTGGCATCCATGCCCTGTTGGAAGAGAGTGACGGCGGACGCCAGGACGATCAACCCGAGGGCCATGGCGATCAGCACCTCGACCAGGGTGAAACCCGCCGCAGCATGGCGCTGGCCGGGCCGAACAACGCGGATGGGAGCGTGCTTAACGGTATCTTGAGACATAGCTCACGACCACGAATGGTTTCCACTGCACTTTGTTGCTGGTGTAACGGACCGACACGGTCAGCTTGCGCAGGTCGGGGTTGACAGCGCCGCCAGGTAACAGCACCTGCTCGATAAGGATCTGGCGCTGGAAGTTGGAAAAGGGAGTGACGACGTCATCGGGCGTGTTCAGCAGGCCGTCGGGGCCGGGAAAAACCATGGAATCGAGGGCTGGACCATCGTCGGCAGTGCCGAGGAGGCCGTCGTTGCCGGCGACGAGCATGTTCTGCCAACCGTCCAGGAAGATGCCCGTGCCCGATGGATCGGACACGTTGCGGATCTGATCGAAGGTGATCTGTTGCGTGTTGCGCGCCGCGTAGATGCTCTCCAGCGTCTCCTGCGCCTTCTGCTTGGCGATCAGGTCTTCTTGCGCGAACTGCATAGTGGCAACGCCCTGGGCAAACAGCGCCAGCAGGGCGAGGATGCCGATGGCCAGGATCAGCATGGAGACCATGACCTCGATGAGCGTGAACCCACTTTGCGTCTTCCTTGGGTTCATTGCCATGACCACACCCCTGCGTTCTGCACGATTCTCCAGCCCTTGATGCGGCCGGTAGCCCCGAACAAACTCACGGCGCGAGAGGTCTGGATCTGGCCGGGCCGGGCCAGGTAGAGCACGCCATTGTTGATCGCGCCGTTCACGTCGCGTGCAGAGCCATCCGGCATAAAGAAGATCTGAATGCCATTGTTGAAACTGATAGCCGGGGCACCGGCACCGAAGCCGTCCGGAACTTGGTTGGCTTGCGTCGGGATCCCGGGCACGGCGAGGAACTGTACATCCCAGGGCAGGGTGACTGTCCGAATCAAGGTCAATTGCCCGTTCTGCTCCAGGCGCTGCGTCAGGATGGTTTGCGGCGCGATGAAAGTGATCCTGTACTGGCGACGCAGATCGACCGCCGATTGGCGGGCCTGACGGACTTCCATGATGGCGGTCTGGTACGCCGTGTCCACGCGCGAATTCGCCACTGCCGGCCAGATGTTCATCATGGCCACGGCGGAGACGATCGCGATGATGGCGATGACGAGCAGCAGCTCGATCAGCGTGAAGCCCCGGGTCCGGCGGTGCTCTGTCAGAAGCCTCTTTGCAAGCATTGCATTAACCTCGCTCGAGCTTTACCCCACAAGCTGGGATTCGACTCTGACGCTTGGTATCACGAGAGCAACTCGCATTCCAAGTCATTTCTCGCCCTAAGCTATTGAATTTTAAGCTCCGCGTACTCAGTGTCCCAACTTGGCGAGAGAACATAGCGTAACTTTTTGTTACATTTTTGGAAACTAGTCGGGAGTCAATGGGTCCGCTGCTACTGCCGAGCGGCCCAGAAGAAGCTGAGCAGCCCCAGGCCGACCACCGCCACCACCAGTACGGAGAGGAACAGGGGATTCGGGGATTTACGGAAGAACAATACGACAACGATAAAGGCCACGAGGGCGAATACGATGCTTACAATCTCGTGGACCGTGAGCCACTGGCGAAGGGGACGAATGACTTGCGAGCCCAGTGGATCGCGGTCGGAAGTCTGATTCACTTTGCCTCCCACAGCTTCAGTGAAAAGACGATCACGATCCCAAATGCCGAGATGAACAGCGCCAGGTACGGCTCGTACGGCACTTCAGCCGCTCCGGAGATGGCGGCGAGCGCGAGCAGCGCCGCTGCAAGAAGCGAGAAAATCCCTCGATACACCCGCAGGCGTTGGAGGCGTTCGGCGGCATGCTCGCGGCGGGCCGCTGCCATGGCCTGGCGCCGGCCGGGGGGAACCTTGCTGGCCGGCATCCGTCTTGCAGCTTCAGAGATTTTGGCCATGACTCGGCTGGACTTTACTATATTGCTTCCGTAGTTACAACGGGCAGTTCCTCACAAGTAAGGCAGTCCCCGGGGTTCGTAACGCATCGCGGCAAGGGTCGGCACAGGCGTTGCTAGGCGGCCATACGACCAAGTTAAAATGTCTGGCCGCCAACTGCATTCCGCAAGGGGGAACCGTGTCACTCGAATGTCTGCTGGTCCTCGGTGGTCCGATGCCCACAGCGGAACTGGCCAGAATCTTTGGGGACGTCGGATTCGAAGTGACCGCGTGCGACAGCGTAGCGCCGGCAGTTCGCAAGCTGCGAGAAGCCGACCTCAACGTCGTGTGCATCGATTGCGATCTCGAGGGCGGAGTGCAATTTCTCACCGAGCTTGGGCGGCATTCGTCGAACCGGAAACTGGTCGCGATCGCGGTCTGCGGGCAGGCGTTTTCCATTGAAGAGGCGCTGGACAAGGGCGCAAATCTCGTCCTGCAGAAGCCGGTGTCCCTGGAAACGGCGCGGCGCATCGTCCATGCGGCGCGATCACTCGCGGCCGGAGAGCAGAGGTTTCAATTTCGGCTGCCGGTGGAGATCCCTTTCACAGCCAAGCTCGAAGGCGACATGTCGGCAATCGAAGCAAACATTTTCAATCTGGCGGAGAGCGGCATGGGCATCACCTGTCCGCGGCGGCTGCCGGTGGAACGCAAGATGAGCGGATCGTTCGTCCTGCCGGAGACGGACAGCAGGATCCAGGTAAGCGGCGTGGTGGAATGGTCGGACGTGGACGGCCGCGCCGGAGTCCGCTTCGTCGGCATACCGTATGCCGCACAGAACACCATGGTGACCTGGCTGCGCCGCCAGTTCGCGCTGCTTCCCTACCGATCCAGGCGGCACCGAGCGGCCAGAACTGACGGATGACGACTGCTCTCCGGCGGCAGCTTGTTGCACAGATTTCGGCCTACATCGGTGTGGAACGTGGGGTCACGCTCGATCAGATCGCTGGCGTTCGCTTCCACGGTGACACGGGACGAAGCCGTGCCGATGCTGAGAGCCACCCGAGCCTTACAATGTAAAATGTCAAGCTGCCGCATCTTATGACCATGAGCTCGGGCGAAAAACCCTCGCGCAGGCCCTGGCCGGGCGGCCCCGAAGCCCCGCAACTTTCTGAAGATAAGCGGGTTTCAAGAGGTGTGAGCAGCGTGGCCCTGAACCAGCCGGTAGCAGGTATTGCGCCGCGACCCAAGGACGCCGCGCCGCACTCTGCCGTCGCCCTGGATCAGCTCAGCGATGCCGAAGTGATGTTGCGGGTCCGCGCCGGGGATGACTCGGCCTTCGATTACCTGGTGGCAAAGTTTCGGCGGCCGATGGTGCACTTCATGTTCCGCATGGCGCGGAACCAAGCCACCGCGGAAGAGCTGGCGCAGGAGGTTTTCCTGCGCGTGTACCGCTCCCGCAGCTCGTACTCGGCGGAGGCCAAATTCACCACCTGGCTGTACCGCATCGCCACCAACCTGGCGATGAATCACGCCCGGGACACGAAGCAGGAGCGATATGCAGCCAGCCTGGACGAGGCGGACGAGGAGACGGGGCTCCGCATCGACGTGGCCGACACCCGGGCCACGGCGGAGCAGGAGATGCTGCGACGGGAGCGGCTGGCGGCCATCCGGCGGCACGTCGAGGACTTGCCCGAGCGGCAGCGGCTGGCGGTGATCATGCATAAGTACCAGGGCATGGACTACCGGCAGATCGGCGAGGTGCTCAAGCTGAGCGAGTCGGCGACGAAATCGCTCCTCTTCCGCGCGTACGAGACGCTGCGGGAGAAGTTAAAGGGATTTATGTAAGCAGGGAGTTGGTTATGGATTGCAAAGAGGCACACGGATATTTGCTCGAACAGGCCGAGGGCAAAGGCACCCCCGCCAACGAGCACGTACGCTCGTGCGCGAGCTGCGCCAAGGAAGTGGAATCGCTGCGGGCGACCCTGTCGCTGCTGGAGGAGTGGAAAGCGCCGGAGCTGTCTCCGTATTTCGATCAGCGGCTGCAGGTCCGGCTGCGGGAGGAGCGGGAAAAGGCGCCCGCGGGTGTGTTCGCCTGGCTGCGCAAACCAGCTCTGGCAGCGGCGTTTGCCCTGCTGATGGCGGCGGGTATCGCGCTGTTCCGGGCCACGCCGAACGGCAACTCCGGCACACCGCAGATCACGGCCCGCGCGACCTCCGCCGTGGCGGACCTGCAATCGCTCGACAAGAACGAGGACCTGTACGCGAATTTCGACCTGCTCGACGATCTGCCGAACCACGATGCGGGACAGGTGGAACAACAGTAGGGAGTGGATTTGAAGGGGATCAAGACAATCGGGGTGCTGGCAATCGCCGCCGCGAGCATCGCATTCGGACCGGCAGCGGCCGGGCAGGCAGGTGGCTGGCCGGAAGCGCCGCCGCAAGGTCCGCCGCCGGCCCGAGGCCGTGGCCCTGGTGGCCGCGGGCCGGGCATGGGACGCGGCCCCCACGAGAACCCTCCACACATCGGCCAATGGCTGAAGAAGATCCAGAACCTGTCGCCCGAGGAGCAGGAGAAGGCGCTGGCCAACGATCCTGAGTTTCAAAAGCTTCCCCCGGAACAACAGAACCAGCTGCGGGAGCGTCTGCGCCACTTCAACTCCCTGCCGCCGGAGAAGCGGCAGCGCATCCTGGAGCGCATGGACGCGTTCGAACACCTCACCCCCGAGCAGCAGCAGCAGGCGCGGCAGATCTTCGGCCAGGTGCGCCAGCTGCCCGATGACCGCCGGCACGAGTTCCGCAAAGGGATGCGCAAGCTGGCGGGGATGAATCCCGATCAGCGGCTGGCGGCCATCGACTCACCCGAGTTCCGCGGCGCCTACAGCGACGACGAGCGTAACCTCATGCGCCAAGTCGTGAAGCTCAACATCCTGCCCCAGCATCCCGCCCCAGACGGGCCTGAACCCGGGCACGACCGCCGGTAACTTCGAAGCCTGCCGAGAGAGACCATTTAGGCACGGCGACACAGAACTGGTCCTTC
This genomic interval carries:
- a CDS encoding prepilin-type N-terminal cleavage/methylation domain-containing protein, with amino-acid sequence MSQDTVKHAPIRVVRPGQRHAAAGFTLVEVLIAMALGLIVLASAVTLFQQGMDASYLVVQRAEMQQNARAAVNLMAHDLSMAAQGGFATGGIQLPSGAGSVNEVYGCSSAGCYLAGATFPNNRLYALTPGPGVGPNILGVNSDTVLTAYIDSNFNTGQACATDVKVTPGTSVVVTVNPATMNPPLADPAAGISVGDVLQLCNVNGCAAGTVTAFNAAAGTITFKDNDPLLFNQSNAAVGTVASLGPFANPVPPAVCKNPQLTMSRILMATYSIDNTNPNAPRLMRQDGAHVPNPVAENIENVQLTFDVFDDNAGVATNNLPDPIGSGFTPNQIRKINVWVSARSARQGLLRRGFERVILGTAVSPRNLSFRDRYQ
- the pilV gene encoding type IV pilus modification protein PilV; the encoded protein is MAMNPRKTQSGFTLIEVMVSMLILAIGILALLALFAQGVATMQFAQEDLIAKQKAQETLESIYAARNTQQITFDQIRNVSDPSGTGIFLDGWQNMLVAGNDGLLGTADDGPALDSMVFPGPDGLLNTPDDVVTPFSNFQRQILIEQVLLPGGAVNPDLRKLTVSVRYTSNKVQWKPFVVVSYVSRYR
- a CDS encoding prepilin-type N-terminal cleavage/methylation domain-containing protein, which encodes MLAKRLLTEHRRTRGFTLIELLLVIAIIAIVSAVAMMNIWPAVANSRVDTAYQTAIMEVRQARQSAVDLRRQYRITFIAPQTILTQRLEQNGQLTLIRTVTLPWDVQFLAVPGIPTQANQVPDGFGAGAPAISFNNGIQIFFMPDGSARDVNGAINNGVLYLARPGQIQTSRAVSLFGATGRIKGWRIVQNAGVWSWQ
- a CDS encoding response regulator, giving the protein MSLECLLVLGGPMPTAELARIFGDVGFEVTACDSVAPAVRKLREADLNVVCIDCDLEGGVQFLTELGRHSSNRKLVAIAVCGQAFSIEEALDKGANLVLQKPVSLETARRIVHAARSLAAGEQRFQFRLPVEIPFTAKLEGDMSAIEANIFNLAESGMGITCPRRLPVERKMSGSFVLPETDSRIQVSGVVEWSDVDGRAGVRFVGIPYAAQNTMVTWLRRQFALLPYRSRRHRAARTDG
- a CDS encoding sigma-70 family RNA polymerase sigma factor codes for the protein MTMSSGEKPSRRPWPGGPEAPQLSEDKRVSRGVSSVALNQPVAGIAPRPKDAAPHSAVALDQLSDAEVMLRVRAGDDSAFDYLVAKFRRPMVHFMFRMARNQATAEELAQEVFLRVYRSRSSYSAEAKFTTWLYRIATNLAMNHARDTKQERYAASLDEADEETGLRIDVADTRATAEQEMLRRERLAAIRRHVEDLPERQRLAVIMHKYQGMDYRQIGEVLKLSESATKSLLFRAYETLREKLKGFM
- a CDS encoding DUF3106 domain-containing protein — its product is MKGIKTIGVLAIAAASIAFGPAAAGQAGGWPEAPPQGPPPARGRGPGGRGPGMGRGPHENPPHIGQWLKKIQNLSPEEQEKALANDPEFQKLPPEQQNQLRERLRHFNSLPPEKRQRILERMDAFEHLTPEQQQQARQIFGQVRQLPDDRRHEFRKGMRKLAGMNPDQRLAAIDSPEFRGAYSDDERNLMRQVVKLNILPQHPAPDGPEPGHDRR